In Macadamia integrifolia cultivar HAES 741 chromosome 5, SCU_Mint_v3, whole genome shotgun sequence, a single window of DNA contains:
- the LOC122078215 gene encoding zinc finger CCHC domain-containing protein 10-like encodes MSSKKEEKAQAAAERIKAAALTAAKGLSRAQAERAAAAAARNVNAYGQKEEGPSRWQERKEAKRQMYLMSTEKAVRLGERKDLKSSMLTIGGSSSQCQKCFQTGHWTYECKNERVYISRPSRTQQLKNPKLKMKLSVSYELDNPDIQKVDKVEKRSKKSKRKHRSDSDSGSERSEASVFETDSGASSGTGSDYSSDESSSSYSSSSDSEEERRRRRKKKRRRHKKYSSSSDYSDSDSASDSDSDDKSSRRKSKRHSRRERR; translated from the coding sequence atgTCGAgtaagaaagaggaaaaagctCAGGCTGCAGCTGAGAGAATCAAGGCTGCCGCTTTGACGGCAGCGAAGGGTCTTAGTCGTGCTCAGGCAGAACGTGCAGCTGCAGCTGCCGCTCGAAATGTAAATGCTTACGGCCAGAAGGAAGAAGGGCCAAGCCGATGGCAAGAGCGGAAAGAAGCAAAGCGCCAGATGTACTTGATGAGTACTGAAAAAGCAGTTAGATTGGGTGAGAGGAAAGACCTTAAATCCTCCATGTTGACCATAGGTGGAAGTTCTTCACAATGCCAGAAATGTTTCCAGACTGGCCATTGGACATACGAGTGCAAGAATGAAAGGGTTTACATTTCAAGACCATCTCGAACGCAGCAACTTAAAAACCCCAAGTTGAAAATGAAGCTTTCTGTTTCGTATGAATTGGATAACCCAGATATTCAGAAGGTGGACAAGGTTGAGAAGCGTAGTAAGAAAAGCAAGAGGAAGCACCGATCAGATTCTGACTCAGGGAGTGAAAGGAGTGAGGCTTCTGTTTTTGAGACTGATAGTGGAGCTTCATCGGGAACAGGATCAGATTATTCTTCAGATGAGAGTAGTTCGAGTTACAGTTCTTCATCGGATTCAGAAGAAGAgcggaggaggagaaggaagaaaaaacgGAGGAGGCACAAGAAGTACAGCTCATCTTCTGATTATTCAGATTCTGATTCAGCTTCGGACTCTGATTCTGATGATAAGAGCAGCAGGAGGAAGAGTAAAAGACACAGTAGAAGGGAAAGGAGATGA